The genomic segment CGGGGGGAGCAGGTCGAACATGTAGAAAGGCATGGGCATCCCGGAGGCCTCCGCCCTCACCCGCTCGGCGAGGTAGGCGGCGCAGAACTGGCGGAGGGCCAGCTCCCTGGGCACAGCCATGTAGAATCTGAGGGGGCCGGCGACTACGTCGTAGAATACTGCAAACAGCTTTTCATTTACGCCGATTAAATCCGCCAAGTCGCTGGAGCCCATGAAGACGTAGCCCCCCTCCCCCCTCGCCACCTCTGTAAATAAACAAGCCGCTAGACAGACGCTGGGTAGCGGCTTTAGAAACTTCTCGCCGCGGCATTTTTTACACACCTCCTCCACCTCCTCCAGTCTACAACAGATCTGCACCGCGTAGCTTCTCTAAATGTTTTAAATATATCCACACCGACCTGGCCACGAGCTGGTGGTATGAGATGTGGCCGCCGCCGGTTAGCCGCGCGGCGGCTCTGAGCAACAGCTCCCGGGCCTTGTCCTTCTGATACCCCTCGAAGGGTAGCTCGGCCTTCACCGGGTAGGACCACCTCACCACAGCCCCCCTCTCGTTCAGCGTCACGGCGAGAGCCGCGGCGCAGAGCAGGGGGTTCTCCACCAGAAACTCAAATTTTCTACACCGGCACCACAGCCGCGCCAGCTCCTCCACTGCCTTCTCCACGCCGGGTATCGAAAGGGCTCTGGGGGACGGGGAGCAGGTCACGCCTTGAGCAAATCAGCCACCAGCCTCTCCACAACGCCCCTCTCCACATCCCACATCTTGATAATAATCTCGGCGATTTCCAACAGCCTCGGGCTGTCTCTCAGACGGGCGCACACGGCGTCGAGTCTCTCCGCGGTGCCGGGCCTCTCCGCGGCGCGGCCCGCCCTCTTCCCAACGCCAGCCTCCAAGCCCGGCCCGCGTTCTATCTGCAGAGCCGAGTCCTCCTCCTGCCAGCCCGCTACGAACTTTCTGCGGATGTCCTCCCAAATGTCCAGCTCTATACCCAGACTAGAGAGTTTTTTTCTCAGCATATTCACAGCCTCTCTTCTCAAGGCTAGGGGTTTTGTAAAGAAGTAGTAGTGGAGGATGTGGGAGGCCTTTATGTACATCGTCTTTTTATCTCTGTACATAAACACCAGCGTGTAGAGCGTAGCCGGCGACTCAGCCGCCACGGCCTCCTCGCCGTCTGTCAACACGACGCTGATTTCAAGCCCAATCCCCAGCTTCTCCAGGTGGTATTTAATGGCCTCGTAGTCGATTATGTAGGGGAGCCACTTCGGCGCGTCGGCGGCTTCGTAAGTTAGGTATATTGTAGGAACGTTAAGTTTATATAGACCGCGGAATACCTTAACTGTGGCGTCTTCCAGCTCTATGACCTCTAACAGCGATGACATATGTTAAGAAGAGCCCCGATATGTCCAAAAGTTATCATTTGGACAAATCACCGCGCTTCTTAACATAGGTAAAGCCGACTTTTAATGTAGTTCTACCGAGGAAGGAGTCCACCGACGCCACGGCTTTATTTCTAGCCCAGTAGACGAGAGAGGCCAGGCCGTGTAGCCTCCTGCCTCTGTAGGTGCAGGAGGCGAGTGTTTCCGGCGGCGGGAGGTCTGAGAAGAGGCGCTCAACAACCTCCACCGGCTTTTCGTACAGCTTAAGCATCCGCCTCTTGTTTAGGTAATCCCACAGCTCCACCCCGCGGGCCTCCGCCCTCTTGGTTAAGCTGTAGCACCTAGCTACATATCTCCAGCCTCTGTGTAGACTCATGAGAAACACCGCCGGCGACGCCTCGCAACGCTCCTCAAGTACGCAACCAGCCGGCGGCGTGAGCCAGCGCTCCGCCGCCGGGGTTAGGCGGTCGCTGGCGAAGTCCTCCCACCACCCCCGCCACGGGCCGGCGAACACCGCCCCTCTAAACGCCGTGTGGAGGACGTGGGGGTTCCGGTAAGCCGTCTCGTAGGCGCCCTCCCCCGTCAGCCCGCCGAAGTATCTATCTAGGTACTCACAAACCCCACCCAGCAGTTGGCATACCAGCTCAAAGTCTCTGTAGTGGAGTAGGGCGGTGGGCGGGAGCCTAGGCGTGAAGACCACCACGCAGAGACCCCCTAGACCCCATAAAAACCTTTCCTCGGCGAAGATACCAGACCCCCTATACAAAAACAAAAACCATTAAGGCGCTCGCTTTAAGTCAGTCAAAAGGAAAAAATATATAGATAGAAGTTTTGGCCAACTAGAGTCTATATATCGATAATATCTGTAAATTGAGGGTACTGTTTTAAAGCCGGTGTATCCATAGACCCCGCCGAAACTTCCAGAAAACTCCCCCCCCGTATATAAAGATATGTAGCGGTGTTTTGCGCCCCGGGGCCCGCCTCCATTTTCCAACACGGCGGCGGGCGCCGGGGGCTCTGCTGAATGTAAACGGGGTAGCACGTCCCCCTCCCCTTTTCATCTCTCAACTGCTCGCCGGGTGTTTTTTCGCCGGATGTAAACAGGGCAGTCTCGGCGGGTGGCTAAAACGCCTCCCTAAGCGCCGCCGCCTTCAGAGTCCTAAAGGCCCCGGCCGCCTTCATCTTACTGCCCTCCGCTTGAAATCAAGCCGTCCAGGGCCCTGTAATCAAAAGATAGTTGAAACAGCGGCGGCGGGAAAGAAAACCGAAGCCGGGCCCGGGGCTCCGCATATTCTTTTCTATACTCTTCCTGACAGAAGGAAAGGGGGGTAATGTAAATTGCTTGAGATATGTAGCGTCTTTGAGCCGGAGGGGCGGCGATCGGCAGATGAGAGCGACGCAGTGAAGTCCACAACATGCACCGGGAATTGCGGTGTTAAGAGCTACGGGCCGCTGGGTTGAAATGTATTGGGAGTTTTAAAAATTTTTCCGCGACGCGTTGCGGAGGCGTCTCTGTGTTGCGCTCTTTTTGTGGGGTGGTGGCGAGCTTTATCTTGTGTCCCCGCCGCTCTACTTCTTTGGTGAAGAATGCCAGCGCCGTCGCGGCTAGGGTGTATAGGTAGGCCACCACTGCCGCGGGTATGTAGATGGGCGGGGCTGGGGCGCCTAGGGCTTTTCTGCGTATGTAGCCGGCGGCGGCGTATATGAGGAGTGTCTGGGGGTAGATGGCCCAGGTTGCCAGCCATATGGCGGTGGCGGCTAGGCCTATCTTGACCGCCGGCGGGCCAAGCTTTGCGGCTGTGGCGTACTGCCTCAGGAGCCATTTGAAGAGGGGGCGGGGGCTGTCTGCGGGCGGCGGGCTTATGAGCTTTAGGTATGTGAATCGTATCGGGACGCGCAGGGCCTTGGCCCTGGCCGTGGCGTACATGTCGTCGCTCACGGCGCCGGAGGCGCCCCGCAGCACCTTCGCGAGGACGTCTCTTCTGCCGGCGAGTGCCCCTCCCCAGATGAATCTGTACAGCCCCATCAAGACGTATCCGAAGTCGCTGGCGGCCGCGGCTACCCACCCCCAGAAGCTCCTCCCCACGACGACGCGGTAGCTCGTGGCCACGCCGTCGCTCCCCGCCGCCGCGGCTAGGCGCTCGGCGTCTTCCGGCGTGAAGTACACGTCTGAGTCGAAGAGGGCTACGTATTCGCACCGGGCGTTGTTCACAGCGTACTCCACGGCGGCGGCCTTCCCCGCGGCCGGCGTCTTGACGCAGTTGGCTTCTCTGCAGTCGTCGTCTGGGTCCCTCACCACCACGGCGTATCTAGAGGTGTGGCTGAGGGGCTCGTCGCGGCCTCGCGCGGGTATGTAGACGCAGGTGGGGACGCGGGCCCGGACCCTCCGGATGTTACGCACCTCGGCGAGTAGGGGGGCGGCTACAAGTAGCCACTCCATATGTGTCTAGTGGCGTAGAGGAAGGCCAGGGCGCCCATCGCGGCGTTTATGGCGGGGAAGCGCCAGTACCATGTGGGGACTAGGTGGGGCCTCAGCGCTAGGTACAGCGCGGTGGCTGGGTAGAGGAGTGACGGGGCTAAGAGGGGGTCGCGGGCGGTTAGGATGAGGGCCGTGGCGAGCCAGTTTGCGGCGACGAATATCATCGTCCTCCGGGGGCCTAGCGCCACCGCCACCGTCTTGACGCCGGCTTTTCTGTCTGCCTCTATGTCGGGTACTGC from the Pyrobaculum sp. 3827-6 genome contains:
- a CDS encoding glycosyltransferase family 2 protein, translating into MEWLLVAAPLLAEVRNIRRVRARVPTCVYIPARGRDEPLSHTSRYAVVVRDPDDDCREANCVKTPAAGKAAAVEYAVNNARCEYVALFDSDVYFTPEDAERLAAAAGSDGVATSYRVVVGRSFWGWVAAAASDFGYVLMGLYRFIWGGALAGRRDVLAKVLRGASGAVSDDMYATARAKALRVPIRFTYLKLISPPPADSPRPLFKWLLRQYATAAKLGPPAVKIGLAATAIWLATWAIYPQTLLIYAAAGYIRRKALGAPAPPIYIPAAVVAYLYTLAATALAFFTKEVERRGHKIKLATTPQKERNTETPPQRVAEKFLKLPIHFNPAARSS